Sequence from the Myxocyprinus asiaticus isolate MX2 ecotype Aquarium Trade chromosome 44, UBuf_Myxa_2, whole genome shotgun sequence genome:
agagtatttttttctttttgataaagggaaataatttgaaaatctaaataatgtatttttgtacAAATCATTGTGCAGCCCAGTTCCATCATTTAAGTTGCATTATTGCTAACTGTGTACGTCTTTGCTGtgctctttaaaaaacaaaaaattttgtcCGCACAGGTTAATAATAAAAGATACTTGCAGTGCCCTGCTGCCATGACTGTAATGCATTTGAGGAAATTTCTAAGAAGCAAAATGGATATACCTCCTACTTTCCAGGTAATTTGTATGTAGTTTAAATGCAGATGCcgcgttttctttttttaaaccagTAGTTGTTTCAGCCATTACAGTAATATATCAGATATGTTTCatcaaatgtatatttttccCCCCAggaacatgatttatttatttttatactgatCTTGCAAAACAGCATGACATTAATTGGGTGcttgttttaacatttttgttaattGTTCTAATAGATTGAAGTTATGTATGAGGATGAGCCTTTGAAGGATTATTACACATTAATGGATATTGCCTACATCTACACATGGAGAAGAGTAAGTCCTCAAATGATGTCACTTCTTGAAGTTTTATGTTGTTAAATGCAGTATTAAATGTCACTTTAAAAAATTAATCTAAAACATTAATGCTAAAGAAATGTGTTATCCAAGCAGGTAGACTGCACCTTTCTGACTTGCTTTGGAATTTCAAATCATCATTTTGATAAGGGCTGATGTTTGATTATTAGTTAATTTTTGGATTGAGAATTTTGTTTAGGTGCCCTCTGTCATTCTCTCACAATACATAGAATGGACCACTGCCTCTAAAATATCGCGTGCGGCCCAGCTGTAAAAAGATGAAGATTACTCACCCGCAGGAGGGCTTGAACACAAACCGCTCTGAAAGCGACTCAGCCAGCGATAAGGCCGGCAGTCCAGCTGGAGTTCCATCCACCTCCTCACCACTACCGAGTCCAAGCACACCGGTTCAGCCTTCACAACCTCATTTCACCCACATTTCCAATCCTATTAATGGCACCACAATGACAAGTCCAAATCGACAGTTCAGCTTTGGCAACAAAGTGCGAAAGACAACGCTGAATGGATCTTCCACATCATCTGGATGAAAAGGGACTACACGTTAAAGCCAACGCCAGATATATTCCAGCTATTTACATGCCAATGTAGTGTCATTTAGAGCCCCTTCTTTTTGTCATTATTATCATCACTATATTAAACATGTAACTTTAATGTAGTGGAAGTGACTCATTTCATTTGATGTATTGCTGGAATTTCTACTTTGTGTGAGAACGACATGATTGATTGCAAAGTGGAACACAGAGCATTTTAGAAGGTTGAGGCATTTGCGAACAGCCACAATACGGTTTGCAGAAATGACTGAATTAtacctttttatatatatttttacttttggaaACACATTCAGACATTATGTGTTGCTTGTATTTTACGTGTGTATTATAATGTTCTTTAAATTCATGATCAAAAAATGATACTTTGATTTTAGTTTGGATTTCTGGGGTAGTTACTAAACATTCCTGTTATATTCAGCTGGCTTTTGAGAATgtctcaatgaaaaaaaaaatatatagttcaaATTTAAAGGACAAAAAGTATATTAGGCCTGTGTGTTCAAAGGAAGAAAAAAACTAATGTTAAGCTCTAGCCAGTGTAGGGTAATGATCTGTATTATTTGAAGTTCTTGGAAAATGAACTTTATTTTGTGCAGTTAATTTACTATTTGCTCCACTGTGTCAGTTCGGGTGGGTCTCGAGGTCATGCTTCAGGCCTGCACAGCATGCAAATACCCTTAAGATTGCATACACAAATTTGTCCAAAGACGTCAAACAGCTATTGTTAATACACTCAATTTCTCATTTCTCATTCTGGACAACAGTTTGATGTCTTCAGTGTTCATTTGTCATTTTGGTCGATTGTAGACTTATTGACAGCTATTATATTGTGACAGTTGCACAGTATAAAAcatctaaataaaacattttacactTTCAAATCACCTTTTGCGTTTTAAACTGCCTCAAACCAGAAAAGGGGTATTTGAAACATCTAGACAGAAACATTTCCTGAATTGCTAtaattctttttctttcttttttcttttttcttttatatattaataatgttaTTCTTTTGGCTCATATGTTTAACTTAAAGTTTACATACTACGTTGCTGTGCAAAGAGTTTAGTGGGGCGATTTTTCTTTTCAGTAGGCCTAATAGGCAATAAAGAAATCTTTATACACTCGCATATATATGATGATGGAGTTTTTATTCAGAGGTACATGGCAGCACAGAACACGGCCGTTTTTTAAGACAACACCACGAGAAACAGAGATAGCCTATCCCTTAACTTTAAGACGTTAACTATCCGGTTAACCTGTGGCAAAGTTCTTTTGACCTCTCACCGGATATCGTCAGGTTGTTGGAAGACATTTTGACGCAGCTGCTACAAATATACGAATTGTGACTTGTTTATCATCTTTATTTACCATCATTTTCATTCTCTATATTCTGAAAGTGACCTGTCCTGTCACTGGAGTTGTGAATACTTTGTATGAGTCCGCTAAAACGATGATGGGCAAGTGGGCAACATTGGTAGGCCTATATAGAGGGCGAATATCTGTAGGCTAATGGAAAAAAAGGCCTATATAGTTTGTGCAAAATACCTCGTTGGGCTTTTGGAACGGGAACAGTTCTACATGAATATCTGTGAATGAGAAAAGCACAAATTAGCAGTCCCTTCATTTGACTCCGTAAAATGTTGCCTTTGGCGGCATTGATTGCGTAGGCTCCATAAACGGTTACACTGAGGTAATGACAGCAATTCATTGTAACTATGTAACAATCCTGTTATGGACATAGGTGTATAGTTTAATTGTCAGTCTCATTAATTGAATCCTGTCGATTTGGTCTTAAAAGACTAGAACCTTTAAATATCACACATTTGTCATCTAAATTTTAAATGAATCTAGCCAAAACGGGCTTATTTAATAAACCTCAGTCGGCACAGGTTTTGTCATTGGGGACATAGTCTAAATAATTCTTTGTTCAATATGGTTGGACATATAGCTAGAGTCTGTCTTCATTTGGCTCCCTGCAACCGAAAGACAATATTCACTTCGGCCTAACAAAACTGTATAATTTGTTATTTGAAAGTTAGGGTAAACAGATCTTAAGAAAAATAGCTAGCCTACCAGTGATGACGACTGCAATTATTAGTTAAGAGTGAATAGAGTAAACTCTTACAATACACGAAAACGTTTTCAGTGCCAAAAGGTGCAGGGTATTTCTAGAGGTTTAATTGTAGTATCGTCAAAGAGGACAGAGAATGCGTGAACAGCAAGGCATCCTAGACATTACGCATTGATAACTAACTTGGAACCATCTAAAATTTCGAATAATTAAAGtcggaaaataattttaaaaaataggcTAGTAGATAaggttataaaaaatattatgctACACACTAGTCCTCGTTTCTTTACTGTTCTCAACCTTCTTTAATGATGATCTGCACATGTTAAGAATATTAAATACTAAATCCCACTATTTCTCTTACTGCATTTGTCTCTGCTGTAACTATCTAGAAACCACTGAAGGGACAGCTGTTCGCCCTCGCAGCtgcttttacacaaaatgctATGTTCAATCGACCGTTGTTGCTTCACTTTTATGGGATATGGGAATATTCAGCCTGTGATGATCCGTCTGAATATGAACGAGGAGCGGCACTGACACCCCGTTGAACAGAAATGATCGTTTCAGGAGAAACAATGACAGCAAGCTCACTGAACACGGTGCCTATCTCTTCCGGTTTGTTGCCAAGACAACCGTTGCACGCCTCCTCTAAACTCAAGCCACAACAAATGCTGTTTCCTAATGGGAGTTTAAACTGTacactttttgtcttttttgttccGATTGGGGATACTGATGACTATGAGTCAGCGGCAGGTTTTGCAGGGTGAGAAAGTCAGTTCCATATTGGGATGTTATATGACATTAATAAAAACGTTAGTAACATGTAATTACAAATTCGCACTAGTAGTTACTGTTGCAGTCAGTTGACTAGTTTGTAAGATATAACTGGTAGATTCGTTTAAGTTGTGCAAAGTAGCTATATCCTGGGCCATGTTTTAACTTGGGCTATTATTCGTAGGCTTTAGTAGGATGCCCTACCAGACAACCCTAAATCTGTATAAATGCGAATATTATTTCTTTGCAGTGTTTGAGACATATCAAAAAGCAAGAACGCAATTTGTTCAAATGGTAGCAGAGCTTGCAACAAGACCACAAAATATTGAAACACTTCAAAATGCTGGTAAGTATATCTAATTTGAGAGGAAAATCAAATAGTGGTACTTCCTGGTGAAGTATGGTGTTTCAGTGTATAATAGCAACACTTTTAGAATGTTTTTCTACAGAATAGGAAAGCTACTATCCATTTGTTGTAGATAATGTAATAACATAAGCACTGGATTCCAGTGCATGTATAATTATGTAACAGTCCATAGTAATTTAAGGTACAGATTTAAGGTGATTGTATAATATGGACTGCCAAAgtactatataataataataatagtcacaaagattttttcttcacaattatatttttgtccaaACCTACTTTAAAGAGGATAAGTATAG
This genomic interval carries:
- the LOC127434411 gene encoding polycomb complex protein BMI-1-A isoform X1; its protein translation is MTMHRTTRIKITELNPHLMCVLCGGYFIDATTIIECLHSFCKMCIVRYLETSKYCPICDVQVHKTKPLLNIRSDKTLQDIVYKLVPGLFKNEMKRRRDFYAEHPSVDVANGSNEDRGEVADEDKRIITDDEIISLSIEFFDHRAHLQGSTDERQKEEVNNKRYLQCPAAMTVMHLRKFLRSKMDIPPTFQIEVMYEDEPLKDYYTLMDIAYIYTWRRNGPLPLKYRVRPSCKKMKITHPQEGLNTNRSESDSASDKAGSPAGVPSTSSPLPSPSTPVQPSQPHFTHISNPINGTTMTSPNRQFSFGNKVRKTTLNGSSTSSG